AGAACAATTTGAGTTTCTTCAGCATTCTTTCTATAACAACAGGCTGTGCCAATCTAAGCTTTAATTTGAATACCTTCATAAACACTGtcattctttttcttcttttttttttaccatctaTATAACTTTTCATATTGGTCTAGAGCAAGTCCTGCTTCCCTCTGAACGATGCCTCGTTCCTTCTTGGTGAAGCGCGGAGGGCTGCTCCACTCTCGGCCCGCAGCAGGAAGACCCAGCCCCAGATCGACCCCAGTGACGTTCAACCAGTTAGAAAAGAAGTTGGCGTCCTCCTGGGAGACGAGACTGAAGGACTCCACAACAGAGACCCCTAATGATAACATAGAGTCCATCACGTTACTGCAGCCAGACCTTCCTACTGCCACTCACTCACATGAGAGAGGACACCTTCAGTTACTGAGTCCCAAATCTTATGGTGGGTGACAGAGAtgcttcatttttgtttttgaatagacttttaataaagatggacgatatgacagctccccaaaagtaaagccaaagcttctcaatcgccacctggtggctggggGCAGTACACTTCCTAAAACCCGGTTCCTCCATATTAGTGTAAGGGACATGAATCgaactaaaaagtaaaagtacaggtcaaatttatttttgttcagtgtgtttaatttagtgacacctagtggtgaaattgcatgttgcagctgaataccaaaCATGAAATACTGTCCAGTATGAACTATTGTAAAAAACATGtctgcctccgtagagaggacccgctcccgatgtaaatataaagtatttaaatataaagggcccattctagggtcaagaaaacaattatttgtatagtttagatgaaacacactagtgaaaacatcaccaggattattttatacTTAAATTCTGCCTATCGATCCCTTTCACctcaatcttacacactgaacctttaaagatggtttctgtcattttaggttgctcttatcacactgatatgAAAGTTTCCATGTTCATGATGAGTTCTGTTTCCATTAgtgatttggtgctatacaaaGAGGTGAACACTATTCATTTGTGGTTAGTAGGAGGAAGTgttgtccatttttatttacagtctatgatttgCTTGTGTTTAGTTACTTTAACACAGAGCCAGTCTATCTGTATGACCAGAGATATGTGTAACTATagtgaaattgaattgaatttataCTTGAATTACtaaataaatgcattaaaatgtatttggatCACATAATTttagtttataataataaataattttggaatttttctgaaaaatgtctcaaaggatttccagagacagaaacaaatataAAGACAGTAAATGCAGAGATGGCTTTAAagcagaagagaggaaagagattgTGAAAATTATTCAAATGTGTGTGACTCCACATTTTGAGAATCttctctgtctttcctctcAGACTGTGGACCTGCTGAGCCTTTGAGCCCGGATACTTGTATCCCCGTGGAGAGAGCGGACTCGCACACTCTGACACCCGCCTCTTGGTCCAAACCTCATGTGAGCTCAGGATATCCTGACAAATCTTCAGCAGTTCTAGGCAACCTAACTCAGCCTCTGATCCTGAGGGAGACCAGGAGCAGAGGCTGCTCCAAGACCAGTGCTCTGAGGCAAGAGTGTCCACTCTGTAGCAAGGTATGATAAATCCCTCATtgctgtatattttttttttttagagagagATTAAAACTGAAGAATTAAGACATTGCTTCATGATTTATATAGAAACGTTTTAAGTTATTATTGCAAATTTTCTGCCAAATATAAAGTACAGCTGCGGCTGATGGAAAGTGATGGGAGTTATTTTTGCAGGTTATGTGTTCATCAACCAAAGTGTGACAAATTTAAAGTTTGACCTGAGGGTGGTGCTAGAGGGAAACATAAGGGACTGATTTCTCTTTAGGAGAAATGAGTGTGAGCAACACATTTCAATCCATCCAATAGTAGTTGatccaaaatgaaaaagaaatgtagcACATTCCAAAGCAAAAACTTTCAAAACGTGATGTCTTTTTTGGAGTGTCATCTTTAAATGTCAGATAAAACCTTAAGGCTCTGTAAACATTGCTGTCCACACTCGCACAAATTGTTTTGGGATTTTCTAACTGGGCAGAACACAACAACGAACATAGAGTGTTTAATACAAGAGATGAGTGCTGTGCAGACACTAGTGCAAGGGGTCATAAACAAAGAAAGCCAGTAAAGCAAACTGGTGGCCAAAGGGAAGTGCAAATGTGTTCCGGAAAAAGGTTTCTGGAATAGGTCCAGGTGCAAGGAGGGGAATCCAGGGAGTAGTGTGGCTGAGAGGAGGCTAAGGGCTGCAGATGATCCTGAGGCAGAGGTCAAACAAAGCAGGTAAAACCAAAGGACAGTATCTCAAACTAACAGTAGGAGGAGCAGAGGTTGGCCGTGTGAAAACCACTAAGAAGATGACATTCTGGTAGAGTGGTAGTGTTCAACCTAGTCCTTACATACTGCAGCAACTCAGTGAGTATAGTCTGATGTGTGGtcacggtggtggtggtggggggggggtggggggggagggggggaagaggCTGAACCAATCACATCTcgccacacaaacaggaaggaaACACAGGAAGGAGACAAGGCAGAACATGCAGAGCGGCCCAAAACAGAAAGCATCTAAAAAGATTGTTGTGCAAAGACATGTAatctctcttttccctcctcatcctctcctgaCGTCTGCCATCATCCCTTCACTTTATCACCATTATACCTGTGTTAATCTCCCTGCAGAAATTTTCCTGTGTGTCTAGTCTGAAGACTCACGAATGCAGGAGTCATGGAAGCAGAGCACATCTGTCCCCGGCACACATCACGTCCAGCAGGACAAATACTCTGCGTTCACCATGCAGGGGCAAGGTCAGCATCAACATATTGTCCTGTTTCATCTTTAGGCAATTTAATGCATGAATCAGTGgcagatctaggatttttctaagTCAGGAGCCATAAAGAGGCAACAATTTACCCAGAGGGGCCAGTTATTAGTCTGAAATCCATGCACTGTTCCTGTTTCAGTAAGGTGCAGGTTTAAGttattccttgtttactgttagctctatagctttgagcaaaacCGCACATCAGtgaatatatttagaaaattgtTCCCTTTAcaagcacattgtgtacttTAGGAAATAAAGTCTAAACAAAGTGTGATATTTATTGTTAGTATATTGATGGTAAGTGACCGGACAGGGGTATTTCATGGGCCAGTCAGATTTCCTTTTCCagtgccccccacccccctcggATCAGCCCCTGGCAAGTAAAATGTGCTACATTCGCAAAACCATTACCACGCTGCCCGTTGTTCTAGGAGCGGACGTTTGGCTGTGCCGTGTGCGGGAAAGTGTTCAAGCGCTCCTCCACCCTCTCCACTCATCTGCTCATACACTCAGACACACGGCCGTATCCCTGCCAGTACTGTGGCAAGAGGTTCCACCAGAAGTCTGACTTGAAGAAACACACCTTCATTCACACCGGTGGGTTAATGTTTAATATGTCAAGAGTCCACAGCTGACATTATTCATATGAAATGATACAAGAGATGTGCAGCTTCATTCTCTATACATCGCCAGTGATTCCTGCCCTGCATGTAAACTCAAATTAGCAGCATTATCTGTGACCCAAACAAATTGTGTT
This is a stretch of genomic DNA from Pleuronectes platessa chromosome 3, fPlePla1.1, whole genome shotgun sequence. It encodes these proteins:
- the LOC128435775 gene encoding zinc finger protein Gfi-1b; this encodes MPRSFLVKRGGLLHSRPAAGRPSPRSTPVTFNQLEKKLASSWETRLKDSTTETPNDNIESITLLQPDLPTATHSHERGHLQLLSPKSYDCGPAEPLSPDTCIPVERADSHTLTPASWSKPHVSSGYPDKSSAVLGNLTQPLILRETRSRGCSKTSALRQECPLCSKKFSCVSSLKTHECRSHGSRAHLSPAHITSSRTNTLRSPCRGKERTFGCAVCGKVFKRSSTLSTHLLIHSDTRPYPCQYCGKRFHQKSDLKKHTFIHTGEKPHVCDICGKGFSQSSNLITHSRKHRDDRPYRCPSCPYSFQLRVELRQHQELHCTYH